One stretch of Streptomyces sp. R21 DNA includes these proteins:
- a CDS encoding isocitrate lyase/phosphoenolpyruvate mutase family protein: MTNPNPHPLHEAAVAFRALHVPGRPLVLPNAWDTASARIIEEAGAAAVATTSAGLAWDLGTADGDRLDRERALGAVERITAAVRVPVSADIESGYAVDAEGVGDTIRAVLAAGAVGVNIEDALYEGQAPLRPVAEQAERIAAARAAADAAGVPLFVNARIDTYLRGAGKVEETLERAAAFLAAGADGIFVPGAVDPVTVKTLVEGVEGPLNVMVGPGAPSVAELAALGVARISAGSGLAQAAHAVVRRAARELLGEGTYGPLAGGLDYAELNGLLGGGR, translated from the coding sequence ATGACGAACCCGAACCCGCACCCGCTGCACGAAGCCGCCGTCGCCTTCCGCGCCCTGCATGTCCCGGGCCGTCCGCTGGTCCTCCCGAACGCCTGGGACACGGCGAGCGCCCGGATCATCGAGGAGGCGGGCGCCGCCGCGGTGGCCACCACCAGCGCGGGGCTCGCCTGGGACCTGGGCACCGCGGACGGGGACCGGCTCGACCGCGAGCGCGCGCTCGGCGCCGTCGAGCGGATCACCGCCGCAGTGCGGGTGCCTGTCAGCGCGGACATCGAGAGCGGCTACGCCGTCGACGCCGAGGGTGTCGGGGACACGATCCGCGCGGTGCTCGCGGCAGGCGCCGTGGGCGTGAACATCGAGGACGCGCTGTACGAGGGGCAGGCGCCCCTTCGCCCGGTCGCCGAGCAGGCCGAGCGGATCGCCGCGGCCCGCGCCGCCGCCGACGCGGCCGGGGTGCCGCTCTTCGTCAACGCCCGCATCGACACGTATCTGCGGGGCGCCGGGAAGGTCGAGGAGACCCTGGAGCGCGCCGCCGCCTTTCTCGCCGCCGGAGCCGACGGGATCTTCGTCCCCGGGGCCGTCGACCCGGTGACCGTGAAGACCCTCGTCGAGGGCGTCGAGGGCCCGCTGAACGTGATGGTGGGCCCGGGTGCGCCGTCCGTCGCCGAGCTCGCCGCCCTCGGAGTCGCCCGGATCAGCGCGGGTTCCGGCCTCGCGCAGGCCGCGCACGCCGTGGTCCGCCGCGCCGCGCGGGAGCTGCTGGGCGAGGGGACGTACGGGCCGCTGGCCGGGGGACTGGACTACGCCGAGCTGAACGGGCTGCTGGGCGGCGGCCGTTAG
- a CDS encoding ABC-F family ATP-binding cassette domain-containing protein yields MSTSPTSIACTSLSFAWPDGSVVFDGLQAAFAPGRTGLVGVNGSGKSTLLKLIAGELAPADGAIRVAGEVGYLPQNVTLDTGLRVDEALGIAAVRVALHAIEAGDVAEEHFEAVGDDWDVEERALATLGELGLGHIELDRTLGEVSGGESVLLRLAALLLRRPDVLLLDEPTNNLDLYARRRLYAAVEAWSGVMVVVSHDRELLDLVDQIADLHSGEVTWYGGNFSAYEEALAVEQEAAERMVRVAESDLKKQKRELSDAHMKLARRRRYGQKMWDQKREPKIVMGARKRAAQESAGKHRIMHEEKLAEAKERLDEAVDAVRDDDEIRIDLPYTAVPPGRTVLTLQDLELAYGARVDGVFELRGPERIALIGRNGAGKTTLLRTIAGELTAVSGEARAHVPMRFLPQRLDVLDDERTVAENVARFAPGATNNRIRARLARFLFRGARADQRAATLSGGERFRAALAALLLAEPAPQLLLLDEPTNNLDMASVRQLTTALESYEGTLIVASHDVPFLESIGITRWLLLEGGELKEITPEAVGYPA; encoded by the coding sequence TTGTCCACCTCTCCCACCTCCATCGCCTGTACGTCCCTCTCCTTCGCCTGGCCGGACGGCAGCGTCGTCTTCGACGGACTCCAGGCAGCCTTCGCGCCCGGCAGGACCGGGCTCGTCGGCGTCAACGGGTCAGGGAAATCAACCCTGTTGAAACTGATCGCCGGAGAGCTCGCCCCGGCCGACGGCGCGATCCGCGTCGCGGGCGAGGTCGGCTACCTGCCGCAGAACGTCACGCTCGACACCGGCCTGCGCGTCGACGAGGCGCTCGGCATCGCCGCCGTGCGCGTCGCGCTGCACGCCATCGAGGCGGGCGACGTGGCCGAGGAGCACTTCGAGGCCGTCGGCGACGACTGGGACGTCGAGGAGCGCGCTCTCGCGACCCTCGGCGAACTCGGGCTCGGACACATCGAGTTGGACCGCACCCTCGGTGAGGTCTCGGGCGGCGAGTCGGTGCTGCTGCGGCTGGCCGCACTGCTGCTGCGCCGGCCGGACGTCCTGCTCCTCGACGAGCCGACCAACAACCTCGATCTGTACGCGCGGCGCCGGCTGTACGCCGCCGTCGAGGCCTGGTCCGGGGTCATGGTCGTGGTCAGCCATGACCGTGAACTCCTCGACCTGGTCGACCAGATCGCCGATCTGCACTCCGGAGAGGTCACCTGGTACGGCGGCAACTTCTCCGCGTACGAGGAGGCACTCGCCGTCGAGCAGGAGGCCGCGGAGCGCATGGTGCGCGTCGCCGAGTCCGACCTGAAGAAACAGAAACGCGAACTGTCCGATGCCCACATGAAGTTGGCCCGCCGAAGGAGATACGGCCAGAAGATGTGGGACCAGAAGCGCGAGCCGAAGATCGTGATGGGCGCGCGCAAACGTGCCGCTCAGGAGTCCGCGGGCAAGCACCGCATCATGCACGAGGAGAAGCTCGCCGAGGCCAAGGAGCGCCTCGACGAGGCGGTGGACGCCGTACGGGACGACGACGAGATCCGCATCGACCTGCCGTACACGGCCGTACCGCCCGGCCGCACCGTACTCACGCTCCAGGACCTGGAGTTGGCCTACGGCGCTCGCGTGGACGGGGTGTTCGAGCTGCGCGGGCCCGAGCGGATCGCGCTGATCGGGCGCAACGGCGCGGGCAAGACCACGCTGCTGCGCACGATCGCGGGCGAACTGACGGCCGTGTCCGGTGAGGCGCGGGCCCATGTGCCCATGCGTTTTCTGCCGCAGCGGCTCGATGTGCTCGACGACGAACGGACCGTCGCCGAGAACGTGGCCCGGTTCGCGCCGGGCGCCACCAACAACCGGATCCGGGCGCGGCTCGCCCGCTTCCTGTTCCGGGGCGCGCGTGCCGACCAGCGCGCGGCGACGCTCTCCGGCGGCGAGCGTTTCCGGGCGGCCCTGGCCGCACTGCTGCTCGCCGAGCCCGCACCGCAGCTGCTGCTGCTCGACGAGCCGACGAACAACCTCGACATGGCGAGCGTCCGACAGCTCACCACGGCACTGGAGTCGTACGAGGGCACCCTGATCGTCGCCAGCCACGATGTGCCGTTCCTGGAGTCGATCGGAATCACGCGATGGCTGCTGCTGGAAGGAGGAGAACTGAAAGAAATCACTCCGGAAGCTGTCGGGTATCCCGCTTAG
- the ddaH gene encoding dimethylargininase translates to MPSRKALIRRPGPRLAEGLVTHIEREPVDVDLAVEQWEAYAEALRTHGWETVEVEPADDCPDAVFVEDAVVVFRNVALISRPGAESRRGETAGVEEAVARLGCSVNWIWEPGTLDGGDVLKVGDTVYVGRGGRTNAAGLQQLRAAFEPLGARVVAVPVSKVLHLKSAVTALPDGTVIGHEPLVDTPSLFPGFLPVPEESGAHVVLLGDGKLLMAASAPKTAELLADLGHAPVLVDISEFEKLEGCVTCLSVRLRGLYG, encoded by the coding sequence GTGCCCAGCCGGAAAGCCCTGATACGCCGCCCCGGTCCACGCCTCGCCGAGGGGCTCGTGACGCACATCGAGCGCGAGCCGGTGGACGTCGACCTGGCGGTCGAGCAGTGGGAGGCATACGCGGAGGCACTGCGTACGCACGGCTGGGAGACCGTCGAGGTGGAACCGGCCGACGACTGCCCGGACGCCGTGTTCGTCGAGGACGCCGTGGTCGTCTTCCGCAATGTCGCGCTGATCTCGCGCCCCGGCGCGGAGTCCCGGCGCGGCGAGACCGCCGGGGTCGAGGAGGCCGTGGCCCGCCTCGGCTGCTCGGTGAACTGGATCTGGGAGCCGGGCACCCTGGACGGCGGCGACGTCCTGAAGGTCGGCGACACGGTGTACGTGGGCCGCGGCGGCCGCACCAACGCGGCCGGGCTCCAGCAGCTCAGGGCCGCCTTCGAACCGCTCGGGGCGCGGGTGGTCGCCGTACCCGTCAGCAAGGTGCTGCACCTGAAGTCCGCGGTCACCGCGCTGCCCGACGGAACGGTGATCGGGCACGAACCGCTGGTGGACACCCCCTCGCTGTTCCCGGGCTTCCTACCGGTGCCGGAGGAGTCGGGTGCCCACGTCGTGCTCCTTGGCGACGGGAAGCTGCTGATGGCGGCGAGCGCGCCGAAGACGGCGGAGCTGCTCGCGGATCTCGGCCATGCGCCGGTCCTGGTGGACATCAGCGAGTTCGAGAAGCTCGAAGGCTGTGTGACATGTCTCTCGGTCCGGTTGCGCGGGTTGTACGGGTGA
- a CDS encoding acyl-ACP desaturase — protein MTITSPHLGSPSTAWTDARLLYALEEVVETELNRHLKVAKDWMPHDYVPWSDARNFPGLFEDGEAWGKEQSKVTELGRIALVVNLLTEDNLPSYHHEIASLFGRDGAWGTWVHRWTAEEGRHGIVMRDYLLASRAVDPDKLEAFRMQHMSEGFESDNRHSMLHSVAYVAFQELATRVSHRNTGHQSGDPVCDRMLARIATDENLHMVFYRNLLKAAFELAPDLTMQSVRDVVVNFRMPGHGMPGFERAAAQMAIGEVYNMRIHHDDVLQPVLRHLKVLEIDGLGPEGLHAQEELGLFMGGLDAEASKFDEKLAARKARMAARAAG, from the coding sequence GTGACGATCACTTCTCCGCACCTCGGTAGCCCGTCCACCGCCTGGACCGACGCACGGCTGCTGTACGCCTTGGAGGAAGTGGTCGAAACAGAGCTCAACCGCCACCTGAAGGTGGCCAAGGACTGGATGCCGCACGACTACGTGCCGTGGAGCGACGCCCGCAACTTCCCGGGGCTCTTCGAGGACGGCGAGGCCTGGGGCAAGGAGCAGTCCAAGGTCACGGAGCTCGGCCGCATCGCGCTGGTCGTGAACCTCCTCACCGAGGACAACCTGCCCAGCTACCACCACGAGATCGCCTCGCTCTTCGGCCGTGACGGCGCCTGGGGCACCTGGGTGCACCGCTGGACCGCGGAGGAGGGCCGGCACGGCATCGTGATGCGCGACTACCTGCTCGCCTCGCGCGCCGTGGACCCGGACAAGCTCGAAGCGTTCCGTATGCAGCACATGAGCGAGGGCTTCGAGTCGGACAACCGCCACTCGATGCTGCACTCCGTGGCGTACGTCGCCTTCCAGGAGCTGGCGACCCGTGTCTCGCACCGCAACACCGGTCACCAGTCGGGCGACCCGGTCTGCGACCGCATGCTGGCGCGCATCGCGACCGACGAGAACCTGCACATGGTCTTCTACCGCAACCTCCTGAAGGCCGCGTTCGAGCTCGCCCCCGACCTCACCATGCAGTCCGTGCGCGATGTCGTCGTCAACTTCCGGATGCCCGGCCACGGCATGCCCGGCTTCGAGCGCGCCGCCGCGCAGATGGCCATCGGCGAGGTCTACAACATGCGCATCCACCACGACGACGTGCTGCAGCCGGTGCTGCGCCACCTCAAGGTGCTGGAGATCGACGGCCTCGGCCCGGAGGGCCTGCACGCGCAGGAGGAGCTCGGCCTCTTCATGGGCGGCCTCGACGCCGAGGCCAGCAAGTTCGACGAGAAGCTCGCGGCCCGCAAGGCCCGGATGGCGGCGCGCGCCGCCGGCTGA
- a CDS encoding WhiB family transcriptional regulator, which produces MHIETITPPDVAWQEQALCAQTGAEFFFPEPGSSVREAKRICGMCAMRSACLEYALDNDERFGVWGGLSEKERLSIRRAQD; this is translated from the coding sequence ATGCACATCGAAACGATCACCCCGCCGGACGTCGCCTGGCAGGAGCAGGCGCTGTGCGCGCAGACGGGGGCCGAATTCTTCTTTCCCGAGCCGGGCAGCTCCGTGCGCGAGGCGAAGCGCATCTGCGGCATGTGCGCGATGCGTTCGGCGTGTCTGGAGTACGCCCTCGACAACGACGAGCGCTTCGGAGTGTGGGGCGGCCTCTCCGAGAAGGAACGACTGAGCATCCGGCGCGCGCAGGACTGA
- a CDS encoding VOC family protein: MLTTRFVTGAPNWIDVGTSDIDGAISFYGGLFGWQFQSAGPDSGGYGFFQLAGKTAAGGMQTTPDQGPPSWTVYFQTPDAEATAKAAEQAKGAVLMQPMDVMGQGHTAILADKAGVPFGIWQPGRIKGIEVAGDAGSLCWVELYTPDIASAAAFYDSVFGWDTSAVQFPGGTYTCINPAGTEEEDMFGGLVPLADDPTEAESGAYWLPYFEVADTDATVAKAQELGGTVRAPAMDMEGVGRMAKLADPYGARFAVITSATRQG, translated from the coding sequence ATGCTCACCACCCGTTTTGTCACCGGCGCCCCGAACTGGATCGATGTCGGCACCTCCGACATCGACGGCGCCATCTCCTTCTACGGCGGCCTCTTCGGCTGGCAGTTCCAGTCGGCGGGGCCGGACTCCGGCGGCTACGGCTTCTTCCAGCTCGCCGGAAAGACCGCGGCGGGCGGCATGCAGACCACCCCGGACCAGGGCCCGCCGTCCTGGACCGTGTACTTCCAGACCCCCGACGCGGAGGCCACTGCGAAGGCGGCCGAGCAGGCCAAGGGCGCCGTTCTCATGCAGCCCATGGACGTGATGGGCCAGGGGCACACGGCGATTCTCGCGGACAAGGCGGGCGTGCCCTTCGGTATCTGGCAGCCCGGCCGGATCAAGGGCATCGAGGTGGCGGGCGACGCCGGCTCGCTGTGCTGGGTCGAGCTCTACACACCGGACATCGCCTCGGCCGCCGCGTTCTACGACTCCGTCTTCGGCTGGGACACCTCGGCCGTGCAGTTCCCGGGCGGCACCTACACCTGCATCAACCCGGCGGGGACCGAGGAGGAGGACATGTTCGGCGGCCTCGTCCCGCTCGCCGACGACCCGACGGAGGCGGAGTCCGGTGCGTACTGGCTGCCGTACTTCGAGGTCGCGGACACGGACGCCACGGTCGCCAAGGCCCAGGAGCTGGGCGGCACGGTCCGCGCACCTGCCATGGACATGGAGGGCGTCGGCCGCATGGCCAAGCTCGCCGATCCCTATGGCGCCAGGTTCGCCGTGATCACGAGCGCGACGCGGCAGGGCTGA
- a CDS encoding glycoside hydrolase family 64 protein — MISRRLFLTGAAAATTAATYPVWGSTLSPSAKAAPATCQLALRNASLPGTVRAYVTGHEQATGNWILLRSDGGVYRPSSPSAPQTPLPVDCSIPLGAAGSPAKVLTLPQMYGARIYFVRDDTLDFFLNPGPSLVEPAFATAADPNYGRTWSFCEFTFNSDQLYANISYVDLVTALPIGLTLEGDATHTVAPLPDGAVGTIASDLTAQAAKDGQPWDKLVIRDSGGKVLRVISPQNLMAPYFDRPDQMPFRNVWDSYIDQVWAKYRGTDLRIDLQGGRGVFTGRVSGDTLTFTGGHTFAKPASKDIFTCNHGPFTNNPGDPDDKKGLLARLAAGFNRSIMLTHPDQPNGTTTADYYQGGTTNHWARVVHANSPIGYAFPYDDVRPDGRPDVSGAAHDGNPRRFTVSVGA, encoded by the coding sequence GTGATATCGCGCCGCCTGTTCCTGACCGGAGCCGCCGCAGCCACGACCGCTGCCACCTACCCCGTATGGGGAAGCACCCTCAGCCCCAGCGCCAAGGCCGCACCCGCCACCTGCCAACTCGCCCTCCGCAACGCGTCGTTGCCGGGCACCGTCCGGGCATACGTCACCGGGCACGAGCAGGCCACCGGCAACTGGATCCTGCTGCGGTCCGACGGGGGTGTCTACCGGCCGAGCTCCCCCTCGGCCCCCCAGACGCCGCTGCCCGTCGACTGTTCCATCCCGCTCGGCGCCGCCGGCTCGCCGGCCAAGGTACTGACGCTGCCTCAGATGTACGGCGCCCGGATCTACTTCGTGCGCGACGACACCCTCGACTTCTTCCTCAACCCCGGCCCGTCCCTGGTGGAGCCCGCCTTCGCCACGGCCGCCGATCCCAACTACGGCCGCACGTGGTCGTTCTGCGAGTTCACGTTCAACAGCGATCAGTTGTACGCGAACATCAGCTATGTCGACCTGGTGACGGCGCTGCCGATCGGTCTGACCCTGGAGGGCGACGCCACGCACACCGTCGCCCCGCTGCCCGACGGCGCGGTGGGCACAATCGCCTCGGATCTCACGGCGCAGGCCGCCAAGGACGGGCAGCCGTGGGACAAGCTCGTCATCCGGGACAGCGGCGGCAAGGTGCTGCGCGTCATCTCGCCGCAGAACCTGATGGCCCCCTACTTCGACCGGCCCGACCAGATGCCGTTCCGCAACGTCTGGGACAGCTACATCGACCAGGTGTGGGCGAAGTACCGCGGCACCGACCTGCGGATCGACCTCCAGGGCGGCCGGGGCGTCTTCACCGGCCGGGTCAGCGGCGACACCCTCACCTTCACCGGCGGCCACACCTTCGCCAAGCCGGCCTCGAAGGACATCTTCACCTGCAACCACGGCCCGTTCACCAACAACCCCGGCGACCCCGACGACAAGAAGGGCCTGCTCGCCCGTCTCGCCGCCGGCTTCAACCGCTCGATCATGCTCACCCACCCCGACCAGCCGAACGGCACGACCACCGCCGACTACTACCAGGGCGGCACCACCAACCACTGGGCCCGGGTCGTGCACGCCAACTCGCCCATCGGGTACGCCTTCCCGTACGACGACGTACGGCCCGACGGCCGGCCGGACGTGTCCGGCGCGGCACACGACGGCAACCCCCGGCGGTTCACGGTCTCCGTCGGGGCGTGA
- a CDS encoding TetR/AcrR family transcriptional regulator, translated as MTAEASRPEPVRRRDAQRNRDLLVAAARAVFAEQGLDAPLDVIARRAGVGNATLYRNFPTRAELVDEVFRDALTETIAAGEQARTVEDGWTGLLGYLEAVFAGLAADRGTNDLMTTHLEGVASLEAVHAHNRETLDVLLRRGREQGTVRGDITTEDLLLALAALGRTVPALTVTGPDAWRRPLALFLDGLRHSPGLSKLPEPPLTADRLGTVLRELGPHQD; from the coding sequence ATGACGGCTGAGGCGAGCCGGCCGGAGCCGGTGCGGCGGCGTGACGCACAGCGCAACCGTGACCTGCTCGTCGCAGCCGCCCGTGCGGTCTTCGCCGAGCAGGGGCTCGACGCTCCGCTCGACGTGATCGCCCGCCGGGCGGGGGTGGGCAACGCCACCCTGTACCGGAACTTCCCCACCCGCGCCGAGCTCGTGGACGAGGTCTTCCGGGACGCGCTGACCGAGACCATCGCCGCCGGGGAGCAGGCCCGGACCGTCGAGGACGGCTGGACGGGCCTGCTGGGCTATCTGGAAGCGGTCTTCGCCGGGCTCGCCGCGGACCGCGGCACGAACGACCTGATGACCACGCATCTGGAGGGCGTCGCCTCGCTGGAAGCCGTCCATGCCCACAACCGGGAGACGCTGGACGTGCTCCTGCGCCGCGGACGCGAACAGGGCACCGTACGCGGCGACATCACCACCGAGGACCTGCTCCTCGCACTGGCCGCGCTCGGCCGCACCGTCCCGGCCCTCACCGTCACGGGCCCCGACGCCTGGCGCCGCCCGCTCGCCCTCTTCCTCGACGGCCTGCGCCACTCCCCCGGCCTGTCGAAGCTGCCGGAACCACCGCTCACGGCGGACCGACTCGGCACGGTGCTGCGGGAGTTGGGCCCGCACCAGGACTGA
- a CDS encoding LacI family DNA-binding transcriptional regulator: MPEPTTEPRPTLEAVAARAGVSRATASRVVNGGDGVREPLVERVRRAVEELGYVPNQAARSLVTRRHDAVAVVIAEPETRVFADPFFALQLRGISKELTAHDSQLVLLLTEGRDDYARVGRYLAGGHVDGALAFSLHLDDPLAGLIHGAGVPTVFGGRPGWGEDTRGAVYVDSDNRGGAREAVRHLVGLGRTRIAHITGPLDQTSAVDRLDGFRDVMVDADPRLVVESDFTPVGGERAMRELLERCPEVDAVFAANDLMASGALRVLRDQGRRVPDDVAVIGFDDMLPVAEQTDPPLTTIRQDIEEMGRLMARLLLRGLDRRTAEAGLPSSVVLPTTLVHRDSA, encoded by the coding sequence GTGCCCGAACCGACGACAGAGCCGCGTCCCACGCTGGAGGCGGTGGCCGCGCGGGCCGGGGTCTCCCGGGCCACCGCCTCGCGTGTCGTCAACGGCGGCGACGGGGTGCGTGAACCTCTCGTCGAGAGGGTCAGAAGGGCTGTCGAGGAACTCGGTTACGTGCCCAATCAGGCCGCCCGCAGCCTCGTCACCCGGCGCCATGACGCGGTCGCCGTCGTGATCGCCGAACCGGAGACCAGGGTTTTCGCCGACCCCTTCTTCGCCCTTCAACTCAGGGGAATCAGCAAGGAGTTGACCGCGCACGACTCCCAGCTGGTGCTGCTGCTCACGGAGGGGCGCGACGACTACGCGCGGGTGGGCCGCTATCTCGCCGGCGGGCACGTGGACGGGGCGCTCGCCTTCTCGCTGCACCTCGACGACCCGCTGGCGGGGCTGATCCACGGCGCGGGCGTGCCCACGGTGTTCGGCGGGCGGCCCGGCTGGGGCGAGGACACCCGAGGTGCGGTCTACGTGGACAGCGACAACCGGGGCGGCGCCCGCGAGGCCGTACGCCATCTCGTCGGACTCGGCCGGACGCGCATCGCCCACATCACCGGCCCCCTCGATCAGACGTCGGCGGTCGACCGGCTCGACGGGTTCCGGGATGTCATGGTCGACGCCGATCCGCGGCTCGTCGTCGAGAGCGACTTCACGCCCGTGGGCGGCGAGCGCGCGATGCGGGAGCTGCTGGAGCGCTGCCCTGAGGTGGACGCCGTATTCGCCGCGAACGATCTGATGGCCTCCGGCGCCCTGCGCGTCCTGCGCGACCAGGGGCGGCGGGTGCCCGACGACGTCGCCGTGATCGGCTTCGACGACATGCTGCCGGTCGCCGAGCAGACCGACCCGCCGCTCACGACGATCCGTCAGGACATAGAGGAAATGGGCCGGTTGATGGCCCGACTGCTGCTGCGCGGACTCGACCGCCGTACGGCGGAAGCGGGCCTGCCCTCCAGTGTGGTGCTGCCGACGACGCTGGTACACCGGGACTCCGCTTAG
- the ligD gene encoding non-homologous end-joining DNA ligase, translating to MGDAVELEAAGRTVRLSSPGKIFFPERGFTKLDLAQYYLAVGDGILRALRNRPTTLERYPDGVAGESFFQKRAPKNMPDWIPTAHITFPSGRSADEMCPTEPAAVLWAAQFGTLTFHPWPVRRDDVDSPDELRIDLDPQPGTDYADAVRAAHELREVLHEYGGLRGWPKTSGGRGLHVFVPIEPRWTFTQVRRAAIAVGRELERRMPDQVTTHWWKEERGEKIFVDYNQTARDRTIASAYSVRPRPHAPVSAPLRWDEVEDARPRDFDLATMPARFAELGDVHADMDDHAFSLEALLELASRDEHDHGLGDLPYPPEYPKMPGEPKRVQPSRAKHTDQ from the coding sequence ATGGGTGATGCGGTGGAACTGGAGGCAGCCGGGAGGACGGTACGGCTGTCCAGTCCGGGCAAGATCTTCTTCCCGGAGCGCGGCTTCACGAAGCTGGACCTCGCCCAGTACTACCTGGCGGTCGGCGACGGCATCCTGCGCGCGCTGCGCAACCGCCCGACCACCCTGGAGCGCTACCCGGACGGCGTGGCGGGCGAGTCCTTCTTCCAGAAGCGGGCGCCGAAGAACATGCCCGACTGGATCCCGACCGCGCACATCACCTTCCCCAGCGGCCGCAGCGCCGACGAGATGTGCCCCACCGAGCCGGCCGCCGTCCTGTGGGCCGCCCAGTTCGGCACGCTCACCTTCCACCCCTGGCCCGTGCGCCGCGACGACGTCGACAGCCCCGACGAACTCCGCATCGACCTCGACCCGCAGCCCGGCACGGACTACGCCGACGCCGTGCGCGCCGCCCACGAACTGCGCGAAGTCCTGCACGAGTACGGCGGTCTGCGCGGCTGGCCCAAGACGTCCGGCGGGCGCGGCCTGCACGTCTTCGTGCCGATCGAGCCGCGCTGGACCTTCACCCAGGTACGCCGGGCCGCGATCGCCGTCGGGCGCGAGCTGGAGCGCCGGATGCCCGATCAGGTGACCACGCACTGGTGGAAGGAGGAACGCGGCGAGAAGATCTTCGTCGACTACAACCAGACCGCCCGCGACCGCACCATCGCCTCCGCCTACTCCGTACGCCCCCGGCCGCACGCCCCCGTCTCGGCACCCCTGCGCTGGGACGAGGTGGAGGACGCCCGGCCCCGGGACTTCGACCTGGCGACCATGCCCGCGCGCTTCGCCGAACTGGGCGACGTGCACGCCGACATGGACGACCACGCCTTCTCCCTGGAGGCCCTGCTCGAACTCGCCAGCCGGGACGAGCACGACCACGGCCTGGGCGACCTGCCGTACCCGCCCGAGTACCCGAAGATGCCGGGCGAGCCGAAGCGGGTGCAGCCGAGCCGGGCCAAGCACACGGACCAGTAG
- a CDS encoding ATP-dependent DNA ligase, giving the protein MDLPVMPPVKPMLAKSVAKIPPDMQYEAKWDGFRAIVFRDGDEVELGSRTGKTLTRYFPELVAALKERLPGRCVMDGEIVIAREGRLDFDALTERIHPADSRVRMLAERTPASFVAFDLLALADESLLDVPLADRRALLVMALSGVTAPVHVAPATTDREVAQQWFEQYEGAGLDGVVAKPLTLRYRQDERAMFKIKHERTADAVVAGYRLHKSGPVVGSLLLGLYDDAGTLQHVGVSAAFSMARRAELVEELEPLRLEDVEQHPWAAWSDEAAHESARLPGAPSRWSTKKDFSWVPLRPELVAEVAYDHMENGVRFRHTARFRRWRPDRTAESCTYSQLEEPVGYDLAEVFGPQE; this is encoded by the coding sequence ATGGATCTGCCGGTGATGCCGCCCGTGAAGCCGATGCTCGCCAAGTCCGTGGCGAAGATCCCGCCGGACATGCAGTACGAGGCGAAGTGGGACGGGTTCCGGGCGATCGTGTTCCGCGACGGCGACGAAGTCGAGCTCGGCAGCCGTACTGGGAAGACGCTGACCAGGTATTTCCCCGAGCTCGTGGCCGCGCTGAAGGAGCGGCTGCCGGGGCGCTGCGTGATGGACGGCGAGATCGTGATCGCCCGGGAGGGGCGGCTCGACTTCGACGCGCTCACGGAGCGCATCCACCCGGCGGACTCACGGGTGCGGATGCTGGCCGAGAGGACCCCTGCCTCGTTCGTCGCCTTCGACCTGCTGGCGCTGGCCGACGAGTCGCTCCTCGACGTCCCGCTGGCCGACCGGCGCGCCCTTCTGGTGATGGCCCTGTCCGGAGTGACGGCGCCGGTCCACGTGGCGCCCGCGACGACGGACCGCGAGGTGGCACAGCAGTGGTTCGAGCAGTACGAGGGGGCGGGCCTGGACGGGGTGGTCGCCAAGCCGCTCACCCTGCGCTACCGCCAGGACGAGCGGGCCATGTTCAAGATCAAGCACGAGCGCACGGCGGATGCCGTCGTCGCCGGATACCGCCTCCACAAGAGCGGGCCCGTCGTCGGTTCTCTCCTGCTCGGCCTGTACGACGACGCAGGCACCCTGCAGCATGTGGGCGTGAGCGCCGCGTTCTCGATGGCGCGGCGTGCGGAGCTGGTGGAGGAGCTGGAGCCGCTGCGGCTGGAGGACGTCGAGCAGCATCCCTGGGCGGCCTGGTCGGACGAGGCGGCGCACGAGAGCGCACGACTGCCGGGCGCGCCCAGCCGGTGGTCCACGAAGAAGGACTTCTCCTGGGTGCCGCTGCGGCCGGAGCTGGTGGCCGAGGTGGCGTACGACCACATGGAGAACGGCGTCCGCTTCCGCCACACGGCCCGCTTCCGCCGCTGGCGCCCCGACCGCACGGCCGAGAGCTGCACCTACAGCCAGCTGGAGGAGCCGGTGGGATACGACCTCGCGGAGGTCTTCGGCCCGCAGGAATGA